CGATTTAGCTTTTtattggctttttaaaaaatgcatctgtATTTATATGCACATAACTGTCAATAGAGATTAGCTAAATTGTCACCAGCTGATAGCCCATGGGTTCTGTGATTGCTAATCAGACTGTAAATAATGACCAGCGCACAGAAGAGGAAGTCTTGGCCCAGATATCTGTTATGTTACTGGAAGCCCAGAAACACTGGACATTGTCTCCAGAGGCTAAATTGTCGTCAGAAGATAAACAATTGGTTCCaaaatttgtacattttgtatttgAAATGGTCATTACAGAATATTACCATTTTTCCTGTGTTATAATTCAAGTTTGGGTTTGAGTAAAAAGTGACTGCTCTAGTGGAGACAATTTGGACTTTTGACTGATAAAGGTAAGTTTTTACTGACTTTGTAAAAGTTTTGactgctttaaaataaacatggcCTGTCACTTGTGAGGCAGATGTGTGGATTGTATGTTTTTACGGGTTGAATATGGTGTCCAAATATAAGTGTGTGTAATCTTAGCATATATTCAGTAATGAGTAAAGGGAGTTTCCATAATTATTCATATTCATCAGTTTTATTGTCATCACCAAATTGATCAGACAGAGAAATATATGGTGTCAGAATAtattttggcttttgttttcaacaaatCCAATACATGGCTCCTAATAAATCCATGTTCAATTCACAAATACATCAaccaataataaataaataatcttgCAAAATTGgcaaataaatagttaaataaattaataaatacacaaatacattatttaacaaATAAGAAACGTTTGAGGTAAATTAAGAGCTAGTTGgcatttaaaataatactgGCATGTAAATTATTGCAATTcaatttataaaaaacaatataaaatattttacatttgtgatCAACACTGAGATTTTTATGAATTTCATACATAATTCCTGAATAATTTAAAGTGAGGTTATTGCTTATCAAAAGGCAGGATTATGATGCATGCATGTGACAAGCCTGAGAAGTCATCAAGCTTGTATGAACtattaaaaagtttataaatagaaatgaaaaagatgaatatttcCCAATCAGTCCTCAGAGCTGCAGTCGTCCTCTGCTTGGTACCCTTTGAAGCAGGCTGACTCGTAGTGCTTGTTGAGGTACGACTTGAGTGCGAAGCTTTTGTGGCAGCGGTTGCAGGAATAGTGCTTGAAGGCGgagtgtgtctgcatgtgggCGCGCAGGTTTGATCGGTCAGCGAAGGCTTTGCCGCAGTGGGCACAGGCAAATGGTTTCTCTCCGGTGTGGGACCTCATGTGGCCCTGCAGCAGCCAGGGTCGGCTGAAGGCTTTGCCACACACCGTGCATTCGTGCTTCAGGTCGTGGGTCAGCATGTGCATGGCCAGTGCTGGCATGGACACATATACCTTGTGGCAGGTGGGACACTTCCTGGCCTGCTGGCTGTCCAGGCTACGGTGAGTCTGCTTGTGTCTGCTCAGATTGGAGGAAGTGGCATAAGACTTGCCGCACTCGCCACACACGTGGCGCCCTTTGGATTTCCCTTTGGCAGGACTGCAGTCTGCCGACACCACACCGTCGCTGCTGTCCAATTGACGACCTACCTTGCGGGGACACCTCGGATTGGGTCTGCGGCGGGAGCGTCCATCAGAGATGAGGAAGGCGTCGATGGTGCAAGCCTCTAACTCATGGCCGCTACTGTCTGACTCAACCGTGCCGCTGGAGACAGGGCTGTCCGGATGCTCCATATCGTGGTCTGAGAACTCTTCCCCGACACTGCCACCTGGGGAGTACAGGGGCCCTGAGGAGAGCCCGGTCTGCTCATGACCTGGCTCCTTTGTGCTCTGCAACACTGATGGGATGATGTAATCGTGGATGTAGCCTGGGAAAGGAAAAACGTTGGTAAGAAAAGAGGAATAAGCGAATggaacatcttcatcatctcAATAACCTCTGAAAAGAAGTGCCATCTCACCCAAACCTCTAATCAATATGAAACCTATACAGGAAGCTATTTGTAAGTGCCAGGTTCAGCAAGCTTTGggaatgaaatattaatgagtGCACAGTTCTGCCCAATCAATACCTCCACTGACTCCAACAAGTGCTAtcatgagaaaaaaagggaaagccATATAGTGTCTGAATATTAGTCAAACACAATGTGCTGACATTGACAAAACTGTCACAGAGCACCAGTTTGGCTCTGGATCGATCCACCGGTCGGCGCCTCACAGcggcagcaccagcagcagcaccgctTCTGAATCTGTGATGGGGGGGGTGTGACCAAAACAGAGTGTCTCAGCAGTGAAATCCCCTCAATCACTAAATCATTTTAATCAGATCATTCCCCATCTGTGCCGTTTTTGAGAGTGTTCATGAGTATGGTAAGGGGGGGAGAGTGAGTGACAGGTGGGGGACTGCGATTTGGCAAAGAGGGAAGGGAGGGctgaggagggtgtgtgtgtgtgtctgtttggtgGGGGGACTGCTGTCTGATCTTGACAGCAGTCAATGGTATATTGAGCCCACtcacccccccacccacccaccccaaacacacacgcgcgcacacacacacacacacactggcacacaaaGGGAAGCAGACAGCTGGCATCCTAAATCTGGGGGACAAATGATTCAAGTCGAACACAAGAtctgtgatgctgctgctggtggtggtggtggtggtggtgtgtgtgtgtgtgtgtgtgtatgtgtatgtgtgtgtgttagggggTGAATCCGCTCAAAGCACACATTTCTTTGGATGTTTCTcaaagccaaacacacacacacacacacacaaacacaggcacacacacatattgtttGTATTGCAGGGTTGTTCTCACATCCAGCCTCTCTAGAAATCCCGTGGATGAAAATCTACTGTCTGCCAATGTACTGCTCATGTTGCACTTTATTGAATTACCTGCAGCACTCTGTATTTTCCAGTCAATACCCATCCTCTAAAAACCCTGTTCCATCACCTCTCGCTGCTCCACATATGGATTGTGTTGCTGCAATCCTACTCCCTGTGGCTATCTAACATCCTGCAGGATcagatggagagagatggagagatgaacGAGGGGGGGTGGATGATAAGAGGAGAGACTCAAGGGCAACTGCACCATCTAAGGACAACACAGTCCCATGTGGCTATCTGCTTTCTCAtgagtttttttccctttctttctagTTGGACCTGACAAAGGCATCAGATTTTGTGCCTAATGCCCATGTACACATATATCTCATCATTCATGTACACAATAGTATTAAAGCCAAAGTCTGCTGTGTGATCTGGTTTGAGTATTAAGCAGATTGAGCCGGCGTGACCTGAATACTGTTTAGCATCCGCCGAGTTAGAAAACAAAAGTCCTGAGGGATGCGGAAGGGGGGTGAGCAATGCCTGTGGGGGATTTTGGGGGTTTCCAAGAACTATTAGGTAGCAGAGACAACAACATAAACACTATTGCATGAATTACTGTCTGTTATTTGAGATTTTCATTGCTGTGTGAAAGACCATGTGGATCATCTCCAAATGAAGAAATCAATATCTAgtgcagcagaaaaacacaaagttgaAAACACAACTCAGAGAGATATCAACTCACCATTTTCACTCAAACGCACCGCCAAGTTGGTGGCTGACTCTGTGATGGCATGTGTCACAGTGTAAGAGTCGTCccagtgctgctggtgctgatgGTAGTagttggaggaggagaaatCGTGAACCTTCGGCTGCTTCACCAAAAAGGAGCGtggcatgtttttttcctgatgaaAGAACTGATGCTAGAGCCTCATAGAAGAATGTGAACAGACTGATGataaaaaccaaaagaaaagagcagaaatGTACTGAGCTTCCAGACGGCCTTCTTCAACAGGCCAAACAACGGAGGATTGAAAAAAAAGGGTTAGAAAAAAATTTGTCCTGGA
This Pagrus major chromosome 6, Pma_NU_1.0 DNA region includes the following protein-coding sequences:
- the LOC140998776 gene encoding transcriptional repressor scratch 1-like — translated: MPRSFLVKQPKVHDFSSSNYYHQHQQHWDDSYTVTHAITESATNLAVRLSENGYIHDYIIPSVLQSTKEPGHEQTGLSSGPLYSPGGSVGEEFSDHDMEHPDSPVSSGTVESDSSGHELEACTIDAFLISDGRSRRRPNPRCPRKVGRQLDSSDGVVSADCSPAKGKSKGRHVCGECGKSYATSSNLSRHKQTHRSLDSQQARKCPTCHKVYVSMPALAMHMLTHDLKHECTVCGKAFSRPWLLQGHMRSHTGEKPFACAHCGKAFADRSNLRAHMQTHSAFKHYSCNRCHKSFALKSYLNKHYESACFKGYQAEDDCSSED